TTTTCCGGTTAAGCCTCAAATGATTCTTAATGACAACTTACTATCCATTCACAACTTCTCCGCCATTCACATGCATGACTTGTCCACTAACATATGAAGAATCATCAGATGCCAAGTATACATAAGCTGGCGCTAATTCCTCTGGTTGTCCAGGTCGCTTCATGGGCTGCGTAGATCCGAATTCACTCACTTTCTGCTCATCAAAGGTAGATGGGATTAGCGGCGTCCAGATTGGACCGGGAGCTACAGCGTTCACACGAATTCCTTTTTCTATTACGTTCATAGATAGTGCTCGTGTAAAGCTAACGATTGCTCCCTTCGTTGATGAATAATCAATAAGTGTAGGATTGCCTCGATAAGCTGTAATGGAAGCTGTATTAATAATGGTACTTCCCTTCTTCAGATGCGGCATTGCCGCCTTAGTCAGGAAGAACATGCTAAATATATTCGTACGGAATGTACGCTCTAATTGTTCCTTCGTAATATCTTCAATGCGTCCTTGAGGATGTTGCTCGGCTGCATTATTAACAAGCGTATCTAACTTGCCAAGTTCCTCTACCGTTTGCTGTACAGACGTTTTGCAGAAATCCTCATCTCCAATATCACCTGCAATTAGAAAACATTTACGACCTTCCTGCTCTACTTGGCGCTTCGTTTCCTTCGCATCGTCATGTTCATTCAGATACATAATTGCTAGATTTGCACCTTCCTTGGCAAAAGCGACTGCTATCGCTCGGCCAATGCCGCTATCTCCACCTGTAATTAAAGCAACTTTACCTTCAAGCTTACCTGCTGCTTTATAATCATTAGCCTCATATTGAGGGCGTGGGTTCATCTTACTCTCTATTCCAGGTTGCTCATCCTGATGCTGTGGAGGTAAGGTCTTCTTGGTTTGTTGATTGTCTGGCATGTTACATTCTCCTTTCATATGCATACTTGTTAGGATGTCATAAGTGAGGTTAAATATACTTCCATGCTTCAAGCACAACGAATCAAGCTTTATTACTACATTGTCGCAGTCATTAAACACTAAATTTCAAGACGTAGTCACAAAAAAGAGACTGTCCTAAGATCTGATTAGACCTACTAGGACCGTCCCTCGACGAAACGATATTACATTTCGAATCGTGTATTATATAACTTGGCTAAATACCATTAAATAAACCATAACAAGCATGCACACTGCGATGATACTACTCATCATACGTAGTTTTCCTGTTTCTACTGCAATGCTT
The nucleotide sequence above comes from Paenibacillus sp. IHBB 10380. Encoded proteins:
- a CDS encoding SDR family oxidoreductase encodes the protein MPDNQQTKKTLPPQHQDEQPGIESKMNPRPQYEANDYKAAGKLEGKVALITGGDSGIGRAIAVAFAKEGANLAIMYLNEHDDAKETKRQVEQEGRKCFLIAGDIGDEDFCKTSVQQTVEELGKLDTLVNNAAEQHPQGRIEDITKEQLERTFRTNIFSMFFLTKAAMPHLKKGSTIINTASITAYRGNPTLIDYSSTKGAIVSFTRALSMNVIEKGIRVNAVAPGPIWTPLIPSTFDEQKVSEFGSTQPMKRPGQPEELAPAYVYLASDDSSYVSGQVMHVNGGEVVNG